From Nocardioides faecalis:
CGGTGCTGCTGCTCGTGGTGGTGGCGTTCTTCCTGGCCGCGGGTCTCAACCCGTCGGTGGAGTTCCTCGAGCGGCGCGGGCTGCGGCGCTCACTGTCCGTGAGCGTCGTCATCGCGGTCGCCCTGGGCGCCGTGGGGCTCTTCCTCGTCGCGATCGTGCCGGTGATCACCGACCAGGTCTCCTCGATCAGCGACAACGCTCCCCGCTGGCTGGACCAGCTCGAGCGCAACGACCGCATCCAGGAGCTCAACCGCGAGTACGAGGTGATCGACCGCCTCAAGCACTTCGTCAGCGACGGCGACTTCCTCTCCACCCTCTTCGGCGGGGCACTGGGCGTCGGGCTGAAGATCCTCTCGGCGTTCTTCAGCCTGTTCGTGATCGTCGTCCTGACGCTCTACTTCCTGGCCTCGCTGCGCACCACGACGCACGCGTTCTACAACCTCGCACCGGCCTCGCGCCGCGACCGGGTGACCCTGCTGGGCGACAAGGTGATCGCGAACATCGGCGGCTACGTCTCCGGTGCGTTCGTCGTCGCGCTGTGCGCCGGGCTGTCGTCCCTGATCTTCTTGTCGTTGACCGAGATCGGGCAGTACGCCGTGGCGCTGGCCTTCGTCGTGGCGCTCCTCGACGTGATCCCGATGGTCGGCGCGACGATCGGGGCGGTGATCGTCTCGGCGATCGGTTTCGCCACCGACATCAAGACCGGCATCGCCTGCGTGATCTTCTACGTGGTCTACCAGCAGGTGGAGAACTACGTGATCTACCCGCGGGTGATGAGCAAGTCGGTCGACCTGCCCGGCGCGGTCATCGTCATCGCCGCCCTGATCGGCGGCAGCCTGCTCGGCGTCGTCGGCGCCCTGCTGGCCATCCCGGCGGCCTCGGCCCTGCTGCTGATCATCCGCGAGGTCGTCGTGAAGCGCCAGGACACCCGGTAGCCGTCTCTCCCTAGCCGTCTCCCTAGCCGTCCCGGCGTTCGCCCTCACCGCTCAGACGAGCACCGGCTCCTCGTGCTCGATGGTGCGCTCGCCCAGCTTCACCGCGACCACCCCGAGCAGGATCAACGCTCCCCCGGCAAGCTGGGTGGCGACGGGCACCTGGCCGACCAGG
This genomic window contains:
- a CDS encoding AI-2E family transporter encodes the protein MSDSSGTVGQTGRGGHDPAAPVVDPAPGAVTEHAPYGAQGEPFDRRSPFFFGFVAGLGALTAIWLFQALLGVGSVLLLVVVAFFLAAGLNPSVEFLERRGLRRSLSVSVVIAVALGAVGLFLVAIVPVITDQVSSISDNAPRWLDQLERNDRIQELNREYEVIDRLKHFVSDGDFLSTLFGGALGVGLKILSAFFSLFVIVVLTLYFLASLRTTTHAFYNLAPASRRDRVTLLGDKVIANIGGYVSGAFVVALCAGLSSLIFLSLTEIGQYAVALAFVVALLDVIPMVGATIGAVIVSAIGFATDIKTGIACVIFYVVYQQVENYVIYPRVMSKSVDLPGAVIVIAALIGGSLLGVVGALLAIPAASALLLIIREVVVKRQDTR